ATTCAGAAATAAGATCATATACCTCAACATCACATGAACCACCCTCCAGAGAGAAAGTTTGTGCAAATTTTCTGCAACTTCCTTCAAGTTCACTGTCACTTAATGACTTCATGGTGCGCGAGCTCAATAAAAAACCAAATACATCTTTAAACACCATGAGTTCTTTGAATCTGTCCTTCAAAGAAGTTACAGCCATATCAACCACAACATAAAAATATTTAACTTGAAAAGCCTTCTCAGCTTCTACAATTTCTTCATGGGTATTACTTTCATCAAACTGATTCTTCCTTGTAGCACGACGTTTTACTGGAAAAAATGCATCTACACCCATTTGATTTGCAATTTCTTTGGCACTGTTCAAGCTTGAAGAAAACCCCACATTTCTATAGTTCTCAAAAAATTCTTGTACGGCTTCTATTTGCTTCAAAGTAGACTCAATGCACATGGATGGTGATTGCAACATCTTACTAACTTTATTTACTGCAAACAGAATATCATGCCAAATAAACATACCAACAAGAAACTCAAAGCGGCCAAGCGCATCAAAACAATTTTTTGCATCAGTTTTATCCTTGGCCTCGACGTCAGAAGCATGACGTAACTCCAACAAAGCTGCCCTTAACTCAGTCGCTTGAAATCTTATTGCTGTGACACTTTTGATTCGACTCTCCCACCGAGTATTGGACAATGATTTCACAGTTAAACTGGGAACATGTTTAAGCAAGACATTCCACCTTTTTGTAGAGCTAGCAAATAATACGTATATGCTTTGAACAATTCCAAAAAATGAAACAGCTTTCCCACATGATTTTGCCATATCACACAGAGTGAGATTGAGACTATGGCAAGCACATGGCATATCTGATGCTCTTCGATTCATCTGAAGTAACCTAGATTGTACCCCTTTGTCTTTACCTTTCATATTAGAGCCATTGTCATAGCCTTGGCCCCTTATATCTTCAATATTTAGGCCAAATGATTCCATAGATTCAAGCAGTACCTTAAAAAGCCCCAAGCCAGAAGTGTCATCCACCTTCAAGAACCCCAAAAAATACTCCTCAATTTTTATCTTGCCATCAGATAAATTAACACATCGGACTAATAAAGTCATTTGTTCTTGATGACTGACATCTGGAGTACAATCAAGGATAATAGAGAAATACTTGGCATCCTTAACAACCTTTATGATAGAACGTGTGATGTCCGAAGCCAAAAGAGATATCAACTCATTCTGAATTTTGTGACTGAGATAATGATGATGGATTTCGCTGCTCTGAATACGTCGAAGGTGATCTTGCATTACCATGTCAAATTCTGCAATCATCTCAACACAAGCTAAGAAATTCCCATTATCATCCTTGTAAAGCTGCTCACTATTTCCTCGAAAAGCCAAGTTGCGTTTTCCAAGATATTTCACAATTGCTATTATTCTTAACAAAACTTGCCTCACCCGTTCTTTCTCCTTTGTGATTTGATGTTGCAATTCTTTGTCAATAGTTTCCTCCTTCCGTAATCTAAGCCTCAATTCATTCCACTTGTTCATGTTATTAATATGCTCACTGCTATTTTCATGTTCTTTAAGCCTCTCACTGATATGACTCCAATTACTAAATCCATCATGTGCTAAGGAACTCTGACTCCTGCTAGCACTAGACTTGAAAATCTTACAACAAAAACAGAAAACTTTGTCAACATCTGTTGAATAAACAAGCCATTTTCTATCATGTTTCTCTCCGTTGCTTAAACTCCTGTAATAATGAGCATACGAAAAATGTCTAGATGCGTTGTCTCGAGGGTACTCCATTGGTTCCTCTCTCGAAGGTCCTTTCTCAGCTAATATGTCTCTTGCTCTGTTATCAAGATTATCCCAATTTCTTGGATCATAAATATCAGAAGTATAAAATGGTTGTTCATCAACACTAGGATCTGTCGAATTAGCTGCATTCTCAG
This Lolium perenne isolate Kyuss_39 chromosome 1, Kyuss_2.0, whole genome shotgun sequence DNA region includes the following protein-coding sequences:
- the LOC127340077 gene encoding uncharacterized protein, whose protein sequence is MSSLSRKRPDGNTKRKRAKQVAALIQSQRGDIHKFFKSNTGASINPNDELAIVAVEEEAGASGSYEQEENIDTKIGDSNVSGSENAANSTDPSVDEQPFYTSDIYDPRNWDNLDNRARDILAEKGPSREEPMEYPRDNASRHFSYAHYYRSLSNGEKHDRKWLVYSTDVDKVFCFCCKIFKSSASRSQSSLAHDGFSNWSHISERLKEHENSSEHINNMNKWNELRLRLRKEETIDKELQHQITKEKERVRQVLLRIIAIVKYLGKRNLAFRGNSEQLYKDDNGNFLACVEMIAEFDMVMQDHLRRIQSSEIHHHYLSHKIQNELISLLASDITRSIIKVVKDAKYFSIILDCTPDVSHQEQMTLLVRCVNLSDGKIKIEEYFLGFLKVDDTSGLGLFKVLLESMESFGLNIEDIRGQGYDNGSNMKGKDKGVQSRLLQMNRRASDMPCACHSLNLTLCDMAKSCGKAVSFFGIVQSIYVLFASSTKRWNVLLKHVPSLTVKSLSNTRWESRIKSVTAIRFQATELRAALLELRHASDVEAKDKTDAKNCFDALGRFEFLVGMFIWHDILFAVNKVSKMLQSPSMCIESTLKQIEAVQEFFENYRNVGFSSSLNSAKEIANQMGVDAFFPVKRRATRKNQFDESNTHEEIVEAEKAFQVKYFYVVVDMAVTSLKDRFKELMVFKDVFGFLLSSRTMKSLSDSELEGSCRKFAQTFSLEGGSCDVEVYDLISELKMMRFTLPDGVKSAMEIFEHVREVDCYPNISIAYRIMFIVS